A window from Desertifilum tharense IPPAS B-1220 encodes these proteins:
- a CDS encoding GGDEF domain-containing protein has translation MPELSQNSTLQELSLHNCQMEVEQVGIEVARAFEANRLLPGAILTEGGQFFGLISRQRFLEQMSRPYGLELFLKRPLKILHRFAGKEALVVPGTMAITEAASLALERSPDLLYEPLVVKLSSHCYRLLDAQQLLVSQSKILKLTTQLLNQLYRDLETANQELERLACLDALTQLANRRRFDQYLDREWHRLAREGISLSLILCDVDYFKLYNDTYGHQAGDRCLQAVAKAICQAVKRPADLVARYGGEEFAVILPNTGATGAVQVAKIIQAEIQALEIAHPHSPCGFVRLSIGVATTVPFGNAGASHLILAADAALYAAKKQGRDRVVLSPSMS, from the coding sequence ATGCCTGAGCTTTCTCAAAATTCTACACTCCAAGAGCTATCGCTCCACAACTGCCAGATGGAAGTTGAGCAAGTGGGTATAGAAGTTGCCAGGGCGTTTGAGGCGAATCGTTTGTTACCTGGAGCGATTTTAACTGAGGGGGGACAATTCTTCGGTCTAATCTCGCGACAGCGTTTTCTCGAACAGATGAGTCGTCCCTACGGTTTAGAGTTGTTTCTCAAGCGTCCGTTAAAGATTCTGCATCGGTTCGCCGGGAAGGAGGCTTTGGTGGTACCAGGGACAATGGCAATTACAGAAGCCGCGAGTTTAGCCTTAGAGCGATCGCCCGATTTACTGTACGAACCGCTGGTGGTGAAATTATCATCCCATTGCTATCGCTTGCTAGACGCCCAACAACTGCTGGTGAGCCAATCTAAAATTCTCAAACTCACCACGCAACTGCTCAACCAACTCTATCGCGATTTAGAAACTGCCAATCAAGAGTTAGAACGCCTCGCCTGTCTGGATGCTTTAACCCAGCTTGCGAACCGACGGCGCTTCGATCAATACCTCGATCGCGAATGGCATCGCCTAGCGCGGGAGGGGATTTCCCTCTCGCTAATCCTCTGTGATGTAGACTATTTCAAACTGTACAACGACACCTACGGTCATCAAGCGGGCGATCGCTGTTTGCAGGCGGTTGCTAAAGCCATTTGCCAAGCCGTGAAGCGGCCCGCCGATCTGGTGGCTCGCTATGGCGGCGAGGAGTTTGCAGTCATTTTACCGAATACTGGAGCAACCGGAGCCGTACAAGTGGCTAAAATTATTCAGGCTGAGATTCAGGCTTTAGAAATTGCCCATCCCCATTCCCCTTGTGGTTTTGTCCGTCTGAGTATTGGGGTTGCCACAACAGTTCCGTTTGGGAATGCAGGCGCTTCTCATCTGATTTTAGCCGCAGACGCCGCTTTGTATGCTGCTAAAAAACAAGGGCGCGATCGCGTTGTTTTAAGTCCCTCAATGAGTTAA